A single window of Haliotis asinina isolate JCU_RB_2024 chromosome 5, JCU_Hal_asi_v2, whole genome shotgun sequence DNA harbors:
- the LOC137283631 gene encoding RAD50-interacting protein 1-like, with the protein MAAPMSSEMSTSLLDDHVVNYINSKFTDNIRTIFNAKQLYEEARSKKESLEKKVSLASSEVPSEIKKAIKNAQTISKQIKKVGENQEAVRHDILDHLRIHKPMLDELTVLTQQVEELEQYTKYLSIVAKVEECSSQLQAALITESMGSAVEVFNSLTALYDSLDGSSCKNLVQFTKETILFWNKLLKDKIAAEFEDVLKAMRWPLVASTIKAPVVSNASEMKSRMQSLFKQLLQLVLPDTISIETQVSSPTLLNIPGLKPLILPLQLMLKPLKKRFKYHFYGKKQTNSLDKPEWYFTQVLSWIRDHNDFLMKNIQPLLKEAGHDSLNAKVELMRGLVILVMEKMVNDLPELVYDEHFFSHMVDEALLFDKELRLTYNYPSSEPGCLHVLSSGEAIDTWLIIEKRFAIQKIEAMLSSPTAWQSQYKDITDVDELKVPECGESFMTLLLTITDRYKPLPDVSSKLRFLGLQLELLEDFRVRVVQVMKQETHNPVGSCFCAILNTVHYVGEVLQEWSETVFFIQLMYQKSTHSQRMKKEKQGKAKGDRPRSLSLSQSADSSKLSEDLDISNLPTLNTTVFDDISDLFESLKVDMLKNSVSYVFTDFHARSQPYRKDRWISLPSQKDLMVTLGLSASACEMLLVLKDHLAVMEDLLSKPLFHKFWQRLAEKINKFILEEVILSNHFNEGGAAQLQFDMTRNLFPLFGEFTNKPETYFREVKEACTLLTLKTGSAILLKEVLYSALHEPKKDPNAKSADPKAALHEVGIYKISPSLAESILSMRTNLSVR; encoded by the exons GTCTCACTTGCCAGCTCAGAAGTTCCATCAGAAATTAAGAAGGCAATAAAAAATGCTCAGACGATCAGCAAACAGATTAAGAAAGTTGGTGAGAATCAAGAAGCAGTGAGGCACGATATTCTGGACCATCTGCGCATACACAAACCTATGCTGGATGAGCTGACAGTACTCACTCAGCAGGTGGAGGAACTTGAACAATACACCAAATACCTTAGCATTGTTGCAAAGGTGGAAGAGTGCAG CTCCCAGTTGCAAGCTGCACTAATTACAGAGTCTATGGGCAGTGCAGTGGAGGTGTTTAACAGTCTGACTGCCCTGTACGACAGTTTGGATGGGTCCTCATGCAAAAACCTGGTGCAGTTCACTAAGGAGACAATCTTATTCTGGAACAAGCTACTAAAAGATAAAATAGCAGC GGAATTTGAGGATGTTCTGAAAGCAATGAGATGGCCTCTGGTAGCATCAACCATTAAAGCACCTGTTGTTTCTAACGCATCTGAGATGAAGTCAAGAATGCAGTCACTCTTCAAGCAACTCTTGCAACTTGTCCTGCC TGACACTATCTCTATCGAGACCCAAGTGTCGAGCCCCACCCTGCTGAATATCCCGGGGCTGAAGCCCCTTATCTTGCCCCTCCAGCTGATGCTGAAGCCACTGAAGAAGAGGTTCAAGTATCACTTCTATGGGAAGAAACAGACAAACAGCCTTGACAAG CCAGAGTGGTATTTCACCCAAGTGTTGAGCTGGATCCGAGACCACAATGACTTCCTCATGAAGAACATCCAGCCCTTGCTGAAGGAGGCTGGCCATGACAGTCTCAATGCCAAG GTTGAGTTGATGCGTGGCCTGGTGATCCTGGTGATGGAGAAGATGGTCAACGACCTCCCTGAGCTGGTGTATGATGAACATTTCTTCTCCCACATGGTGGACGAGGCCCTGCTGTTTGACAAGGAGCTGAGACTCACCTACAACTACCCTAGCTCAGAGCCCGGCTGTCTCCATGTGCTGTCCTCAGGCGAGGCCATCGACACGTGGCTTATTATAGAGAAGAGGT TTGCCATACAGAAGATCGAAGCAATGCTGTCCTCTCCCACAGCCTGGCAGTCTCAGTACAAGGACATCACAGATGTGGATGAGCTGAAGGTTCCCGAGTGTGGGGAGAGCTTTATGACACTCCTTCTCACAATCACAG ACCGGTACAAGCCACTGCCTGATGTAAGCAGCAAACTACGCTTCCTTGGACTGCAACTTGAGCTGCTGGAGGACTTCCGTGTCCGTGTAGTGCAAGTGATGAAGCAGGAGACACACAACCCTGTAGGGAGCTGCTTCTGTGCTATACTGAACACAGTGCACTATGTTGGAGAGGTTCTTCAAGAGTGGAGTGAGACGGTG ttttTTATCCAGCTAATGTATCAAAAATCCACACATTCCCAGAGGATGAAGAAGGAGAAACAGGGTAAAGCAAAAGGGGACCGACCCCGGTCTCTCTCCCTCAGCCAGTCTGCTGACTCCAGCAAG CTGAGTGAGGACCTTGACATCAGCAACCTGCCAACTCTGAACACCACTGTGTTTGATGACATCAGTGATCTGTTTGAGTCCCTCAAGGTGGACATGTTGAAGAACAGTGTGAGCTACGTCTTCACTGACTTCCATGCCAGGAGTCAGCCCTACAGGAAGGACAG ATGGATTTCTCTACCATCCCAGAAAGACCTGATGGTAACACTGGGTCTGTCAGCCTCAGCCTGCGAGATGTTGCTCGTCCTCAAGGATCATCTCGCTGTCATGGAGGACCTCCTCAGCAAACCACTGTTCCACAAGTTCTGGCAGCGCTTGGcagagaaaataaataaattcatccTTGAGGAG GTGATCCTATCTAACCACTTCAATGAAGGAGGAGCAGCACAGCTTCAGTTCGATATGACTCGTAATCTCTTCCCACTGTTTGGCGAGTTCACCAACAAACCAGAGACCTATTTCAGAGA AGTGAAGGAAGCCTGCACGCTGCTGACATTGAAAACCGGCTCTGCCATCCTTCTGAAGGAGGTCCTGTACTCCGCCCTCCATGAACCCAAGAAGGACCCTAATGCCAAATCTGCAGATCCTAAAGCTGCCTTACATGAAGTAGGGATCTACAAGATCTCACCTAGCCTTGCAGAGTCCATACTAAGTATGAGAACCAACCTTTCTGTCAGGTGA